A stretch of DNA from Chroogloeocystis siderophila 5.2 s.c.1:
AGACAAATATTCAAATTGCTAAGCCACTAGGGAAAAAACGTGAGATTGAAACTCAGATGAATGCATATGACACTGTGTATAATTCTACACAAATCTTAATAAAATTGTGGCTAAAAATCTATCCATAAGTGATTTTTCTCTGCCCTCTACTTTTGTTCTACGACGTTGCGCAATCGCCGAAGTTGCACGATAAGCAGTGAAAAATACGCTAACTTTAGTGTGGGATGTGATCGCAAGTCAGTATAAATTTTTTGTTGTGGTAAAGTTGCGTATTCGACAATCGCGCTATTTTCTAGCAACTGCCGCTGCTGCAATATCGCCCACACTTTCTCATAAACCGAACTTACTTTCATCAAGACAACAACATCAGCCCAATCAAGTACTGTTTCTAATTCCTTCACCGTATAAAGTGCTGGTAACACAACCAGTCGCTGTTGTCGCAAAGTTAATGGCAATCCCAACGCTGCGGTAGCCGCCATTGGCGAACAAACTCCAGGGATAACTTTAACGATCGCCTTGGGTTGTAGTGCTTGTAGTGTTTGTGCTAAGTAGGTAAACGTGCTGTAAAAACTGACGTCACCTTCACACGCAAACGCCACGTCTTTGCCTTGACTGAGATATTGCCAAACTTGTTGTGCTGCGGTTTCCCATGCGGCTGTTAATACCGTCATATCTTGTACGTAGGGAAAAATCAGTGCTAATTGCACTTGCTGCGGATTCAACCACTGCGCGATAATTTGCTGCGCTAACCCTTGTTTACCTTGAACTCCTGCTGGAAAAGCTACAACTGGCGCTTGTTGCAAACAACGCCAACCTTTCAAGGTAATCAATTCAGGATCGCCAGGTCCTACACTAATGCCGTAAAGAGTACCGATTACCATCAACAAGAGGCTAGGGAATGAATATGAGTATACTGAAATTTGTCCCCTCGCTCCTAGTTCCTAGCTTCTCGCTTCTCATGCTGCCGACTGTTATTCTGCCTGGATATCTTGAAGGTGCGATCGCTTACCGCGAACTCGAACAATCTTTACAGCAACAGGGATTGCCTACAGTTACTGTACCGTTGCGGCGTCGTGATTGGTTAGTGACTTTGGGCGGCAAACCAGTGACACCAATTTTGCAGCAACTCGATCGCACGGTCAAGCAAGCCCTAGAGCAATACAACGCGTCAAGAATTAATTTGATAGGACACTCGGCTGGCGGGTGGATTTCTCGTATCTACTTAGGGGATAAGCCGTATAGTAGTCTTGCCCAAGTCGATTTAACAACACCTTGGCAAGCACACCAGTACGTTGCGACATTAATCACCCTCGGAACTCCGCACACGAGTTTAGAACGCTGGACGCGCTGGAGTCTGGATTTTGTCAATCACAACTATCCAGGTGCTTTTTACCCACACGTTCGTTATGTCTGTGTTGCGGGAAAAACCATCTTTGGGCAACGCCGTCGCGGTAGTTGGTTAGCTTACAGTAGTTATCAATTAACTTGTGGTCAAGGCAATTGTTGGGGTGATGGCATTACGCCGATCGTTGCTGCGCATCTCGATGGTGCAGAAAACTTAATCATTGAAGGTGTCAATCACTCACCGCGATCGCCTGGTTTGTGGTACGGTTCGCCCTCTATACTACCGTTCTGGGTGACGTACCTAGCATAAGCACAATTAATTAAAATCTGCTTTGCAAAAGAGCTTCTTTATTAAAAATCGCGTTAAGATCTTAATAAAACTATACACTTTGTAAACGCAGGGAAAAATTAGTTATGAAATCGTATGAATTCGTCCTGCGGCGACTCGCGACTATTCTATCGGTAGCAATTATTTCATTAAGCGTCATGGCAGCAGTGACAGGAATTTTGCTGTCTTTCTACTACGAACCCGTCGCCGGTAGAGCCTATCAGTCATTAAACTGGATTGACACTGAAATTCCAAATGGCTTGTTAATTCATAGTATTCATGACATTGCAGGTAATGCCTTAATCGTCACCGCCTTAATTCAGATTGTCGTTATGTTTTTAGGCAGACAGTTTCGGTCGAGTTGGTTGACTGCTTGGATTAGTGGTATCTTGCTAACTTTAACTGGAATTGGTTTAAGTTGGACAGCAATTATCCTCGACTGGAGTCAAGTTGGCTACTGGCGTTTTCGCATCGAGTTAAGCACGATTGAAGCAATTCCGTTCATTGGTGGTACGTTACGCAATATTCTGACAGGTGGCGGAGCCGTCAATACAACAACAGTTGCGCACCTTTACACAATACACAGCTATCTTCTCTCTGTCGGTGCGATCGCGCTTGCTATCGTTCACTTGTGGAGTTTACTACAGCAAGAAAAAGAAATGAAAGGCGCTGTGGCAGAAACTTCACTGATGACAAGCGAAGTAAAAACAGAAGAAACCACATTTTCGCAAATTTGATTGTGATATCATCTCCAGCTAAATAACTAGAATATCGGTATCGTTTCGCTGTTAATGGTTAGTTAATAGTCACCCTTCCCCTTGACTAACCATTTTTGTTATCACCAATCAACTGGATTTGATATGATTTAAAGCAATTAGTCAAAGGCTAGTCGCTTTTGTTTTACAGCGGTGGAATGGGAACTTCTTCAACTTTAGAAAGCTTTTCTACATTCAAACGCCTTGCATTGCAATCGCCTGACAAACGTTTGAGCAGATTCGGTCTGGGATCGTGCAAGATGTAGATAATGCGATCGCTTGGTTGCCACTCTTCTGTCGCTGGTGCAATCAGAAACTGATCTTCGCGTTCGAGAAACAACGGAACAATCGCTTCAGTGCGCATCAAAGCTTGTAAATGAGCTTGTTGAAAAGAAAACTCGCGCTCGGTTAAAGTTGTTGTGCCTAACTTAACTCTGCCATCCTTGAGGTATTCATTCCAAGTTTTCAGCGGCAAGTCGGCAATAAAAGCTTGCTGCACCTTTGCTTTACCCGTAGCATTATTCGCTTCCGGGGTGCGCGGAAAAACTGCCAAAACGCGTGGAGGATTAAACTCTTCCGCAGCCCGCTGTGCTAGAACAAAATTAACTTCACCGTTATTCGTCATTGCCAAAAAAGTTCCTACCGAGTCGAGTTCGGCTTCTTCCAACACGCCTTTATCTAAAGCACTGCGAACGATCACGCGAATATTTTCGGCTTCTGCCTGTTGCGCTGCCACAGGGTCAGTATCAATTATCACTACAGACTCGCCACGTTCTTGAAACAAACGCGCAATTAAAACACTTAACGGGTTACAACCTACAATAACCGCTCCCGTTGCTTCTTTCGAAGTAATCTGTAACCAACTCGCAACCCAACCCGCAGTCAATCCTTGACAAACAACAGTCAAGATAATTGTTAAGAAAACGAGTGCTTTAATCGAATCTCCGCCGTTGATGCCGCGTTCAGTTAAGAAAATTGAAAATAAAGAGGCAACCGACGCAGAAACAATGCCTCGTGGTGCGATCCAACATAAAAACAGCTTTTGTCGCCAATTGAGATCGCTATTCCACGTACATATCCCTACATTCAGTGGGCGGATAACAAACATTAATGTCAGAACAGTAAATAAGCTACCCCATCCTAAAGCTAAAATACTCGCCAGCGATAAATCTGCTGAGAGCAAGATAAACAGCACCGAAACGCCTAGGATCGTGAGTTGTCCTTTAAATCGCCTTAACAATCGTTCTTCTGGTACAGATGAAGCGCGTAGTACAATACCTGCAACAACGGTTGCCATCAATCCCGATTCACTACGAACGAGTTGAGCTAACGTAAATAATCCCCACACTCCCGCTAAAACGACTAGATTTTTGAGTTCGTCGGACAAAAAATTGGCACGCTTGAACATTAAGCCGAATAATAAGCCACCGATCGCGCCAATACCTCCACCAATACCGAGACGGATAATCAAGCCACTGATTGCACGAATTGGATCGGTTTCGCCATTGAGAATCGTATCGAGAATCACAACCGCGAGGATCGCCCCTACAGGATCGATTAAAACCCCTTCTCCCTCCAACAATGTCGCCACTTGACGATCGACTTTAACAAGTTTAAGAAGAGGACTAATAACCGTAGGTCCAGTGAC
This window harbors:
- a CDS encoding precorrin-2 C(20)-methyltransferase — encoded protein: MVIGTLYGISVGPGDPELITLKGWRCLQQAPVVAFPAGVQGKQGLAQQIIAQWLNPQQVQLALIFPYVQDMTVLTAAWETAAQQVWQYLSQGKDVAFACEGDVSFYSTFTYLAQTLQALQPKAIVKVIPGVCSPMAATAALGLPLTLRQQRLVVLPALYTVKELETVLDWADVVVLMKVSSVYEKVWAILQQRQLLENSAIVEYATLPQQKIYTDLRSHPTLKLAYFSLLIVQLRRLRNVVEQK
- a CDS encoding esterase/lipase family protein — translated: MSILKFVPSLLVPSFSLLMLPTVILPGYLEGAIAYRELEQSLQQQGLPTVTVPLRRRDWLVTLGGKPVTPILQQLDRTVKQALEQYNASRINLIGHSAGGWISRIYLGDKPYSSLAQVDLTTPWQAHQYVATLITLGTPHTSLERWTRWSLDFVNHNYPGAFYPHVRYVCVAGKTIFGQRRRGSWLAYSSYQLTCGQGNCWGDGITPIVAAHLDGAENLIIEGVNHSPRSPGLWYGSPSILPFWVTYLA
- a CDS encoding cytochrome b N-terminal domain-containing protein — protein: MKSYEFVLRRLATILSVAIISLSVMAAVTGILLSFYYEPVAGRAYQSLNWIDTEIPNGLLIHSIHDIAGNALIVTALIQIVVMFLGRQFRSSWLTAWISGILLTLTGIGLSWTAIILDWSQVGYWRFRIELSTIEAIPFIGGTLRNILTGGGAVNTTTVAHLYTIHSYLLSVGAIALAIVHLWSLLQQEKEMKGAVAETSLMTSEVKTEETTFSQI
- a CDS encoding cation:proton antiporter translates to MEASFELTLQMVIAVAAGIGAQVVAEYLKVPSIVFLLLFGILLGADGIGLLHPHSLGSGLEVIVALATAVILFEGGFNLELRELGKVSGSLRNLVTIGTAITLIGAGMAAHWLSEFPWTIAFLYASLVVVTGPTVISPLLKLVKVDRQVATLLEGEGVLIDPVGAILAVVILDTILNGETDPIRAISGLIIRLGIGGGIGAIGGLLFGLMFKRANFLSDELKNLVVLAGVWGLFTLAQLVRSESGLMATVVAGIVLRASSVPEERLLRRFKGQLTILGVSVLFILLSADLSLASILALGWGSLFTVLTLMFVIRPLNVGICTWNSDLNWRQKLFLCWIAPRGIVSASVASLFSIFLTERGINGGDSIKALVFLTIILTVVCQGLTAGWVASWLQITSKEATGAVIVGCNPLSVLIARLFQERGESVVIIDTDPVAAQQAEAENIRVIVRSALDKGVLEEAELDSVGTFLAMTNNGEVNFVLAQRAAEEFNPPRVLAVFPRTPEANNATGKAKVQQAFIADLPLKTWNEYLKDGRVKLGTTTLTEREFSFQQAHLQALMRTEAIVPLFLEREDQFLIAPATEEWQPSDRIIYILHDPRPNLLKRLSGDCNARRLNVEKLSKVEEVPIPPL